A region of Terriglobales bacterium DNA encodes the following proteins:
- a CDS encoding FAD binding domain-containing protein, with the protein MIPRFEWSDAHSLDEALSQLRSKVLVKAGGVDLMDRLKEGLDTPTRLVNIRTIPGLDYVREDAGGLRIGPMTTLATIADHPVIRRRYVALADAALRAATPQIRNMATVGGNLLQRPRCWYFRSGQFHCLRKGGDRCFAQDGENESHAIFDNSVCAIVHPSAAACALTALGAKLEIRGKKGVREVPLDGFFVRPEQDVTREHSLAEDELLTEIRVPALPDSARTAYTKVGQKESFDWPLAEVAVLLDQRGGAVDRASIILGAAAPIPWRAEAAEKALAGKAVNAQSAREAARAAVHGATPLSQNAYKITIFEAVVRRTILAAAGQEA; encoded by the coding sequence ATGATCCCGCGCTTTGAATGGAGCGACGCTCATTCCCTTGACGAAGCCCTGAGCCAGCTGCGCAGCAAAGTCCTGGTCAAGGCCGGGGGCGTGGACCTGATGGACCGGCTCAAGGAAGGCCTCGACACGCCCACCCGGCTGGTGAACATCCGCACCATCCCCGGGCTCGATTACGTGCGCGAGGATGCCGGAGGGCTTCGCATCGGACCGATGACCACGCTAGCGACCATCGCCGATCACCCGGTGATCCGCCGCCGCTATGTCGCTCTGGCCGACGCCGCTCTCCGCGCCGCCACGCCGCAGATCCGCAACATGGCCACGGTCGGCGGCAACCTGCTGCAGCGGCCCCGCTGCTGGTATTTCCGCAGCGGCCAGTTCCATTGCCTGCGCAAGGGCGGCGATCGCTGCTTCGCCCAGGATGGCGAGAACGAATCCCACGCCATCTTCGACAATAGCGTGTGCGCCATCGTGCATCCTTCCGCCGCGGCATGCGCCCTGACGGCTCTGGGAGCGAAGCTGGAGATCCGCGGTAAGAAGGGTGTGCGCGAAGTTCCGCTCGACGGATTCTTCGTGCGCCCCGAGCAGGACGTCACACGGGAGCATTCGCTGGCGGAAGATGAGCTGCTGACCGAGATCAGGGTCCCCGCGCTTCCCGACAGCGCGCGTACCGCTTACACCAAGGTCGGCCAGAAGGAATCGTTCGACTGGCCGCTGGCCGAGGTTGCGGTCCTTTTGGACCAGCGCGGCGGAGCGGTGGACCGGGCGTCCATTATCCTGGGAGCGGCGGCGCCCATCCCCTGGCGCGCGGAGGCGGCGGAAAAGGCGCTGGCGGGCAAGGCCGTGAATGCTCAGTCGGCGCGTGAAGCGGCAAGAGCTGCCGTCCACGGTGCGACCCCGCTCTCCCAGAACGCCTACAAGATCACGATCTTCGAGGCGGTGGTACGGCGCACCATTCTCGCCGCCGCCGGTCAGGAGGCCTGA
- a CDS encoding (2Fe-2S)-binding protein has translation MSKRKNPPPDTPPGISRRSFLKGAGVAAAGTAVLDSGLLAHAAIPPRVAGPGAAAITLNINGTARRVTVEPRTTLAEALRDDLHLTGTKVVCDRGSCSACTVLLDGVPVNSCMTFALDVGTRKIRTIEGLGDPEHLHPVQAAFVEHDGMQCGYCTPGMVMSCAALLERNPDPRPEEVQQAISGNICRCGTYPKVVEATLATARSRKGA, from the coding sequence ATGTCGAAGCGAAAGAACCCTCCCCCAGACACTCCACCCGGCATCTCACGGCGATCGTTCCTGAAGGGCGCCGGCGTGGCCGCGGCGGGCACCGCGGTGCTCGACTCCGGCCTGCTCGCCCACGCAGCCATCCCGCCGCGCGTGGCCGGCCCGGGCGCTGCCGCCATCACGCTGAACATCAACGGCACGGCGCGGCGCGTCACGGTCGAGCCCCGCACCACCCTCGCGGAGGCGCTGCGCGACGATCTGCACCTGACCGGCACCAAGGTGGTCTGCGACCGCGGCTCGTGCTCTGCCTGTACTGTCCTGCTCGATGGCGTACCGGTGAACTCCTGCATGACCTTCGCGCTGGACGTGGGCACGCGCAAGATCCGGACCATCGAAGGGCTTGGCGATCCCGAGCATCTGCATCCCGTGCAGGCTGCCTTCGTCGAGCACGACGGCATGCAATGCGGTTATTGCACGCCGGGGATGGTGATGAGCTGCGCTGCGCTGCTGGAGCGCAACCCCGATCCCAGGCCGGAGGAGGTACAGCAAGCGATCAGCGGTAACATCTGCCGCTGCGGTACCTATCCCAAGGTCGTCGAAGCCACGCTGGCGACCGCGCGGTCGCGGAAAGGAGCGTAG
- a CDS encoding VWA domain-containing protein, with product MLTKHNPLARLVGALLCAAQLLPVSLAQDAAQAPYTIKARSEVVLVNVTVRDKQGNLVRDLAPGEFTVLEDGKQQRVASFDVENTEMQLLPEVPQAPVLKQTRPAPAAPQVEPARPPELRNRRLIVLLFDLSSMQPEEIDRAVKAAQNYLDKQMAPADLVAVTSLGTSLQINQDFTSDRAQLRKALEALSSISSEGFAEGSTGTTEGTADTAQAFTPDETEYNIFNTDRRLQALRSLSSMLGGLQQKKSVIYFSSGMNRTGVENQSQLRAAINEAVRANVALYTMDLRGLEAMPPGGSAENASLRGVAAYSGRATLNQYDSNFATQETLVTLAGDTGGRALLDTNDFSQVFTRVQQDTSMYYVLGYHSNNPARDGRFRKISVRVNRPDLKLEYRRGYYAPADFKHASSEDRERQLDEELASDLPNTDLPVYLSAAYFRLEDEKYFVAISVVVPGKAIPFVRSSDKDKATLDLLGVATDDQKRPMAQVRDTVKLAVEGGREVRRKNVQYDSGFVLPPGKFHLKFVVRENQNGAMGSFETDLVVPRLKTVPFRMSSVVLASQVQPAPKARGQNPLVQDGQELVPSVTHVFSSGQHLYLYFEVYDPARAASMGGKSERNAIDLLASVSFFQGKTKSYETPVMRSQEVNIPGRHAAAFRLDVPLATLKPGFYTCQVNVIDDAAGRFTFPRLALLVRGQADPAPGRQ from the coding sequence ATGCTGACGAAGCACAATCCGCTTGCCCGGCTCGTGGGCGCACTGCTATGCGCGGCGCAACTGCTGCCGGTTTCGCTCGCCCAGGACGCGGCGCAGGCGCCATACACCATCAAGGCCCGCTCGGAAGTGGTGCTGGTCAACGTGACCGTGCGCGACAAGCAGGGGAACCTGGTACGCGACCTCGCGCCCGGCGAATTCACCGTCCTGGAGGACGGGAAGCAGCAGCGGGTCGCCTCCTTCGATGTGGAGAACACCGAGATGCAGCTTCTGCCCGAAGTCCCGCAGGCGCCGGTGCTGAAGCAGACGCGTCCGGCGCCGGCCGCGCCGCAGGTGGAGCCGGCAAGGCCGCCGGAGTTGCGCAATCGCCGGCTGATCGTGTTGCTGTTCGACCTGAGCTCGATGCAGCCGGAAGAGATTGACCGGGCGGTGAAAGCGGCGCAGAACTATCTCGACAAGCAGATGGCCCCGGCCGACCTGGTCGCGGTGACGTCGCTGGGAACGTCGTTGCAGATCAACCAGGATTTCACCAGCGACCGTGCACAGCTGCGAAAGGCCCTGGAGGCGCTGAGCTCCATCTCTAGCGAGGGATTCGCCGAAGGCTCCACCGGGACCACCGAGGGCACGGCCGACACCGCCCAGGCCTTCACTCCCGACGAAACTGAATACAACATCTTCAACACCGACCGCAGGCTGCAAGCGTTGCGGTCGCTGTCCTCGATGCTGGGCGGGCTGCAGCAGAAGAAGTCGGTCATCTATTTTTCCAGCGGGATGAACCGGACCGGGGTCGAGAACCAGTCGCAGCTGCGGGCGGCCATCAACGAGGCCGTCCGGGCAAACGTCGCGCTCTACACCATGGACCTGCGCGGCCTGGAGGCCATGCCGCCGGGCGGTAGCGCCGAGAACGCCAGCTTGCGCGGCGTCGCGGCGTACTCAGGGCGGGCGACCCTGAACCAGTACGATTCCAACTTCGCCACCCAGGAGACCCTGGTCACGCTGGCCGGCGACACCGGCGGGCGCGCATTGCTCGACACCAACGATTTCAGCCAGGTGTTCACTCGGGTGCAACAGGACACCAGCATGTACTACGTGCTCGGATATCACAGCAACAACCCGGCGCGCGACGGCCGCTTCCGCAAGATCTCGGTGCGCGTGAACCGTCCCGACCTGAAGCTCGAATACCGCCGCGGTTATTACGCGCCAGCGGATTTCAAGCATGCGAGCAGCGAGGACCGGGAGCGCCAGCTCGATGAAGAGCTGGCCTCCGACCTGCCGAATACCGACCTGCCGGTCTATCTGTCGGCGGCCTACTTCCGTTTGGAAGACGAAAAGTACTTTGTGGCGATCTCGGTGGTGGTCCCGGGGAAGGCGATCCCCTTCGTGCGCTCCAGCGACAAAGACAAGGCCACGCTCGACCTGCTCGGGGTGGCGACGGACGACCAGAAGCGTCCGATGGCGCAAGTGCGCGACACGGTGAAACTCGCCGTGGAAGGCGGCCGGGAGGTGCGGCGCAAGAACGTGCAGTACGACAGCGGCTTCGTATTGCCGCCGGGTAAGTTCCACCTGAAGTTCGTCGTCCGCGAGAACCAGAACGGCGCCATGGGGTCGTTCGAAACCGACCTGGTCGTGCCCAGGCTGAAGACAGTGCCGTTCCGCATGAGTTCGGTGGTACTGGCGTCGCAGGTGCAGCCGGCGCCGAAAGCGCGCGGGCAGAACCCGCTGGTGCAGGACGGGCAGGAGCTGGTGCCCAGCGTTACCCACGTGTTCTCTTCGGGACAACATCTCTATCTTTACTTCGAGGTGTACGACCCGGCGCGTGCGGCCTCGATGGGAGGCAAGTCCGAGCGGAACGCGATCGACCTGCTGGCCAGCGTTTCGTTCTTCCAGGGGAAGACGAAGAGCTACGAAACGCCGGTCATGCGCAGCCAGGAGGTGAACATCCCCGGGCGGCACGCCGCCGCTTTCCGGCTCGATGTGCCCCTGGCAACCCTGAAGCCCGGTTTCTATACCTGCCAGGTCAATGTGATCGACGATGCGGCAGGACGATTCACGTTTCCCAGGCTGGCGTTGCTGGTCCGCGGCCAAGCGGACCCGGCGCCCGGGCGGCAATGA
- a CDS encoding xanthine dehydrogenase family protein molybdopterin-binding subunit has product MPPHAQQSAPDSKLDTKQQELLIGIPGSAEGVQKIERNVPSDEPPQLPPNAELKVIGKRVPRYDGPFKVSGAAKYPSDVHLPGMLYARFVNADVPHAKIVSIDTSQAEKHPGVKAVHVIEHIRGQAELQDKSKELPSRYPIVRYAGQPMAAVAATTTAAALEAVSLVKVTYDALPFVVDADKARQPDAPLVFPGPAAAAGTAGGGGGPASAPQKGNVRGPNPARRGGGPKGDVEKGFAESDAIVEAEYRTQVQTHSALETHGVVADWKPDGLTVYASTQSTLSVRDELAEIFDLPKTKVRVLTEYMGGGFGAKFGAGNPGAVAAQLSRKAGVPVRLFCDRKEEHWATGNRPSSHQYVKVGAKKDGTLQAIKWTSYGTAGVGTGAGTAGPAQNLYQCPNVLTEEYDVFTNAGPGAAMRAPGHPQGVFGLEQTMDALAEKLGIDVLDFMDKNDASPARRQERRIGAEKFGWTQKRRKPNSDPGPVKRGVGVAQSVWYRIVGMNSACEVRIHKDGSVEALSAVQDIGGGIKTVIAQIVAEELGLQPRDITVRIGDTQSPPGPPSGGSQTTASITPAVRNAAYKVKEDFLKEVASAWRVPVDSMTIGDGKVSSRNGKSVSFRQAAASLPTETISATARRSPEYGKRELMFLGGVQFAEVAVDTETGIIRVERVVAVHDCGRPMNLLSLESQVNGGILQGISYALYEERRLDRNTGIMVNPNLEEYKIIGAKDMPQIEVHFIEDYLARSSTDASGIGEPAKVPTAAAVANAVYNATGVCMYELPMTPARVLTALGKVKQQTGGAA; this is encoded by the coding sequence ATGCCTCCTCACGCTCAGCAGAGTGCGCCGGACAGTAAGCTCGACACAAAGCAGCAGGAATTGCTCATCGGAATCCCCGGCTCAGCCGAAGGTGTGCAGAAGATCGAGCGCAATGTCCCTTCCGACGAGCCGCCGCAGCTTCCACCCAATGCCGAGCTGAAGGTCATCGGCAAGCGCGTACCGCGCTACGACGGCCCCTTCAAGGTCTCGGGTGCGGCGAAGTATCCCAGCGACGTGCATCTTCCCGGGATGTTGTACGCGCGCTTCGTCAATGCCGATGTCCCTCATGCCAAGATCGTTTCCATCGACACCTCGCAGGCGGAAAAGCATCCCGGGGTGAAGGCGGTGCACGTCATCGAGCACATCCGCGGACAGGCGGAGCTGCAGGACAAATCGAAAGAGCTCCCGTCGCGGTATCCCATCGTGCGCTACGCCGGGCAGCCGATGGCGGCGGTGGCCGCGACCACGACTGCCGCCGCGCTGGAGGCCGTGAGCCTGGTGAAGGTCACGTACGACGCGCTGCCGTTCGTGGTCGATGCCGATAAGGCGCGGCAACCGGATGCGCCGCTCGTGTTTCCCGGACCCGCCGCCGCAGCGGGAACGGCGGGCGGCGGTGGCGGCCCAGCCAGCGCTCCGCAAAAAGGAAACGTGCGCGGCCCCAATCCGGCGCGTCGTGGTGGCGGTCCGAAAGGCGATGTGGAGAAGGGCTTCGCCGAATCCGACGCCATCGTCGAAGCGGAATACCGCACCCAGGTGCAGACCCACTCGGCGCTCGAGACCCATGGCGTGGTCGCCGACTGGAAGCCCGACGGACTGACCGTGTACGCCTCCACCCAGAGCACCCTCAGCGTGCGCGATGAACTGGCGGAAATCTTCGACCTGCCCAAGACCAAGGTCCGCGTCCTCACCGAGTACATGGGTGGAGGCTTCGGCGCCAAGTTCGGCGCCGGCAACCCCGGGGCAGTCGCGGCCCAGCTCTCGAGGAAAGCGGGCGTGCCGGTGCGGCTCTTTTGCGACCGCAAGGAAGAGCACTGGGCCACCGGCAACCGCCCCAGCTCCCACCAGTACGTCAAGGTCGGCGCGAAGAAAGACGGTACGCTGCAAGCCATCAAGTGGACCAGCTACGGCACCGCGGGCGTGGGCACGGGCGCCGGCACGGCGGGCCCGGCGCAGAACCTCTATCAGTGTCCCAACGTTCTCACCGAGGAATACGACGTCTTCACCAACGCCGGTCCGGGGGCAGCCATGCGCGCCCCCGGACATCCACAGGGCGTGTTTGGCCTGGAGCAGACCATGGACGCCCTGGCCGAGAAGCTGGGCATCGACGTTCTCGACTTCATGGACAAAAACGATGCCAGCCCGGCGCGCCGCCAGGAACGGCGTATCGGCGCCGAGAAGTTCGGCTGGACGCAGAAGCGGCGCAAGCCCAACAGCGATCCCGGCCCGGTGAAGCGCGGCGTCGGCGTCGCGCAATCCGTGTGGTACCGCATCGTCGGCATGAATTCGGCCTGCGAAGTCCGTATTCACAAGGACGGCTCGGTCGAGGCGCTCTCCGCCGTGCAGGACATCGGTGGCGGCATCAAGACGGTGATCGCGCAGATCGTCGCCGAGGAGCTCGGGCTGCAACCCAGGGACATCACCGTGCGCATCGGCGACACCCAATCGCCACCGGGCCCGCCCTCAGGCGGCAGCCAGACCACCGCCTCGATCACCCCGGCGGTGCGCAATGCGGCGTACAAAGTCAAAGAGGATTTCCTGAAAGAGGTGGCGTCGGCGTGGCGCGTGCCGGTGGACTCGATGACCATCGGCGACGGCAAAGTTTCCAGCCGGAACGGGAAATCGGTCAGCTTCCGCCAAGCGGCTGCTTCGCTGCCCACCGAGACCATCTCCGCCACCGCTCGCCGCAGCCCCGAGTACGGTAAGCGGGAACTGATGTTCCTCGGTGGTGTGCAGTTCGCGGAGGTTGCGGTGGACACAGAGACCGGCATCATCCGCGTGGAGCGCGTGGTCGCGGTGCACGATTGCGGACGCCCCATGAACCTGCTTTCGCTGGAGAGCCAGGTGAACGGCGGCATCCTGCAGGGTATTTCGTACGCGCTCTACGAAGAGCGTCGCCTCGACCGCAACACCGGGATCATGGTCAATCCCAACCTCGAGGAGTACAAGATCATCGGCGCCAAGGACATGCCGCAGATCGAGGTGCACTTCATCGAGGACTACCTGGCGCGCAGTTCCACTGACGCCAGCGGCATCGGCGAACCCGCCAAGGTCCCCACGGCGGCGGCCGTCGCCAACGCCGTGTACAACGCGACCGGCGTGTGCATGTACGAGCTGCCCATGACGCCGGCCCGGGTGCTCACCGCGCTCGGCAAGGTGAAGCAGCAGACCGGAGGTGCGGCATGA
- a CDS encoding M20/M25/M40 family metallo-hydrolase, with amino-acid sequence MRTSRILLTTIALCIVFSFALSLNAQKKKGKAEPAAAEAQQPNIPMVQKPDTIDYEFIMRLREEEFRHGKVMDVMSDLTDKIGPRLTGSPNMKKANEWSRDQLSQWGLANAHVEPWGEFGRGWAYQFCEVRMTSPDFMQFVALPMAWTPGTNGPISGEPVHVVANTAEELEKYRGKVTGKIMLLGDIRVPEPETPGRGAQQIAEGPMAGQGQTNPAPTDRPFFRRYDDAELDRIAEYQIPAAPGGDARRQAFLRRRRFQKALEDFFNQEKPAAVLQPTRPPGQDGTIFVETPLSGGYEKGKTVSVPVVTVALEHFNRAARLVDKKQPVQVEVNVETRFYDDDDKGYNTVAEIPGTDPKLKDQLVMLGGHMDSWHGGEGATDNGAGVAVAMEAVRLLKVLGVKPRRTIRVALWSGEEQGLLGSRGYAKEHFGSRPENPRERELPSFMRSPAGPLVLKPEQKLVSGYFNYDNGTGKIRGIYLQENAAVAPIFKAWMEPLRDLGMTTLSMRTTGGTDHLSFDAVGIPGFQFIQDPMDYNTLTHHSNLDVYEHIRPDDLKQAAVVMATFVYNTAMRDDMLPRKPIRPDEPRPAVPESPEEKKGEPAPPPANPLNPASPMPEQKPEAPKQ; translated from the coding sequence ATGCGAACTAGCAGAATCCTTCTGACGACAATCGCTCTCTGCATCGTTTTTTCCTTTGCCCTCAGCCTCAATGCCCAGAAAAAGAAGGGCAAGGCGGAACCGGCCGCCGCCGAAGCGCAGCAGCCCAACATCCCCATGGTCCAGAAGCCGGACACCATCGACTACGAGTTCATCATGAGGCTGCGCGAGGAGGAGTTCCGACACGGCAAGGTCATGGACGTCATGAGTGACCTTACCGACAAGATCGGACCGCGGCTCACAGGCTCTCCCAACATGAAGAAGGCGAACGAGTGGAGCCGCGATCAGCTTTCCCAGTGGGGGCTGGCGAACGCGCATGTAGAGCCGTGGGGCGAGTTCGGCCGTGGCTGGGCGTACCAGTTCTGCGAAGTGCGCATGACGTCGCCTGACTTCATGCAGTTCGTCGCCCTGCCGATGGCTTGGACGCCGGGCACTAACGGTCCGATCAGCGGCGAACCCGTGCATGTGGTGGCGAACACCGCCGAGGAACTGGAGAAGTATCGCGGCAAGGTCACCGGCAAGATCATGCTGCTGGGCGACATCCGCGTCCCCGAGCCGGAGACTCCGGGGCGCGGCGCTCAGCAGATCGCCGAGGGGCCGATGGCGGGCCAGGGGCAGACCAATCCTGCGCCCACTGACCGGCCCTTCTTCCGCCGCTATGACGATGCCGAATTGGACAGGATCGCGGAGTACCAGATCCCGGCAGCCCCCGGCGGGGATGCGCGCCGCCAGGCTTTCCTGCGGCGCCGGCGATTCCAGAAAGCTCTGGAAGACTTCTTCAACCAGGAGAAGCCTGCGGCCGTACTGCAACCGACGCGCCCTCCCGGACAGGATGGCACCATTTTCGTCGAGACGCCCCTGAGCGGCGGCTACGAGAAGGGCAAGACCGTTTCCGTGCCGGTGGTGACCGTGGCGCTGGAGCACTTCAACCGCGCCGCGCGCCTGGTGGACAAGAAGCAGCCCGTGCAGGTGGAAGTGAACGTGGAGACCCGGTTCTACGACGATGACGACAAGGGCTATAACACGGTCGCCGAGATCCCGGGCACCGATCCGAAACTGAAGGACCAGCTGGTGATGCTGGGCGGGCACATGGACTCCTGGCACGGAGGCGAAGGCGCGACCGACAACGGTGCGGGCGTCGCCGTAGCCATGGAAGCGGTACGCCTGCTGAAGGTCCTGGGCGTGAAGCCACGCCGCACCATCCGCGTCGCGTTGTGGTCAGGCGAGGAGCAAGGACTGCTAGGCTCGCGCGGCTATGCCAAGGAACACTTCGGCAGCCGTCCTGAGAATCCCAGGGAAAGGGAACTGCCGTCCTTCATGCGCAGTCCGGCGGGGCCACTCGTGCTCAAGCCCGAGCAGAAACTGGTGTCGGGTTATTTCAACTACGACAACGGGACGGGAAAGATCCGCGGCATCTACCTGCAGGAGAATGCAGCCGTGGCGCCGATCTTCAAGGCGTGGATGGAGCCGCTGCGCGATCTGGGCATGACCACGCTCTCGATGCGCACCACCGGCGGCACCGACCACCTCTCGTTCGACGCCGTCGGCATCCCGGGCTTCCAGTTCATCCAGGACCCGATGGACTACAACACGCTCACGCACCACTCCAACCTCGATGTTTATGAGCACATCCGGCCCGATGACCTGAAGCAGGCGGCGGTCGTCATGGCCACCTTCGTGTACAACACGGCGATGCGCGACGACATGTTGCCGCGCAAGCCGATCCGCCCGGACGAACCGAGGCCCGCTGTGCCGGAAAGCCCGGAGGAGAAGAAGGGCGAGCCGGCGCCGCCGCCGGCGAATCCGCTGAACCCGGCAAGTCCGATGCCCGAGCAGAAGCCGGAGGCCCCAAAGCAGTAG